CGACCTGCTCTGGTAGTGACCGTAGGTTTTGTATCCCCACTTGGCAGAACAAAATGCTCCATTTGTCTGTTGTTCTCAGCAAACTGTTCTTGTTTCGTGACCTGATCTTGATGGCCTGTGTGTCTGAGGTACCTTCTGTTTCTCCTCAGAACACCACCACTGTCCAGTTTAACCCTGTATGATCGGTTGTTGACTGGTTCCAGAACTGTTCTGTTTGAAGTTGAACACAGTTGAATCTTTTGTGACTGTGTTGGTTGTACTCTCACTTGGTCACCTGGTTTCAGGATGTTCATATCTTTTGTGTGTCTGTTGTAGTACATTTCCTGTCGTCTTTGATTTAGTCTCAGTTCTTGTGTGGTGTCTACTACTTTTGGCTTCAACAGATTGTTGTGTGTAGGGAGGAGTGTGCGTGTTCTCCTGCTTAAGAGTCTCTGAGCAGGGCTTGCATTCAGACCCTGCGACGGAGTGTTTCTGTGATCTAACATCGCCAGGTATGGATCTTGCCCTGACATTTTGGCTCTCTGCATCAGACGTTTTGCTGTCTTGACAGCAGACTCTGCCTTCCCGTTACTTTGAGGATGAGTGGGTGATGATGTTTTATGCTGAAACTCCCAGCGTCTACTGAACTGCTGGAATTCAGTTGACATGTATTGGGGCCCATTATCTGAGAACACAACGTCAGGTATGCCTTGCCTGGCAAAATGAGCTTTCAGCTTCTTAATCACCGTAGAAGACTTTGTGTCTGGTAAGTAATCCACCTCCCAGAAATTTGAGAAATAATCCACAGTGATGAGATAGTCACGATTATTGAATACAAATAGATCTGTGCCCACCTTGGACCATGGTCTTTCAGGCAGTTCGTGTGGGCAAAGTGACTCTTTCTGTTGTTTTCTTTCCAGTGATCTACACATCTCACACTTTTCAATGTATCTCTTTATCTGAGCACTTATTCCAGGCCAATAGAGGCATTCCCTTGCTCTCCTCAAGCATCCTTCAATACCAAGGTGTGCAGAGTGAATTCTGTGTATCATGTCGTTTCGGAGTACATCTGGTATCACAGCTCTTTCACCTTTAAACACAATACCATCCTGCACAGACAACTCATCCTGGATTGAGTAGTAGTGAGCTATTTTGTTTGTTATGAGTCTTTTGTTCGTAGGCCATCCTTCTTTTATTGTCTTTATCAGTATCTGGAGTGTCTCATCTGTTGCGGTCTCATCTCTGATTACTTTGAGTCTCTCTTCAGATATTGGGAGGTACTGAATCATGTTGACACTTTCTATCTCTTTCTCTACTGATCCTTCCTGTGCTGTGTCCTCCAGGTACGCCCGGCTCAGTGCATCTGCTAACAACATCTCTTTTCCTGGAACATAGTTAATGACAAAATCATATTTCTGGAGTCTCATTAACATCCTTTGAAGTCTCTTAGGTGCATGCAGCAATGGTTTTTTAACAATACTCTCAAGAGGCTTGTGGTCCGACTGCACAATAACTTTCCGTCCATATGTGTATTGATGAAATTTCTCCATGCCGTACACTATGGCTAGGCACTCTTTTTCAATTTGGGCATACCCACGTTCAGTCAGTGATAATGCACGGCTACCAAAAGCAACAGGCTCTCCACTCTGTAACAATGCTGCACCCAGGCCTGTATCAGATGCATCACACTGTAGGACCAACTGTTCTTTGAGGCTGTAGTAGCGAAGTACAGGTGCCCTGGTTATGAGGTCTTTCATGCTCTGAAATTCTTGTTCGTGCACCTCAGACCAGTCCCACAAACTATCCTTGTGTGTTAGCTGCCTCAGCACTTCACAGTGATCTGAAAGATGTCTGCAAAATCTAGACAGATAATTCACCATGCCTAGAATTCTCTGTACCCCTTTCACGTCAGTTGGTCTTGGCATTTCATTTATGGCCCGTACTTTCTCTGGATCTACTTTTAGACCATCAGATGTGAGCAGGTGTCCAATATATGGCACTTCACTTTGCCTGAGTCTGAATTTGTCTTTGTTCAgcttgatgtttctgtctctgCATCTGTCAAGGAACAATTTGAGTTTTTGATCATGGTCTATACTTGCCATTTCTAGCGTTTCACCTTCCCCAGTTATTAGCACGTCGTCTGCTATTATGTGTATGCCTTGAAGTCCTTCTAATGCCTGGTTTAACATTCTCTGAAAAACCTCAGGTGCTGGGCTTATTCCCATAGGCATTCTTAACCACCTGTATCTCCCGTAAGGTGTTGCAAACGTGGTGAGATAACTTGATGGGTCATCTAATTGGACATGCCAGAAGCCATTTTTAACATCACAGACCGTGAACACTCTTGCTTTTGACAGCTCCGGCAAAATATCCTCAATCGTGGGCAGAGGGAAGTGACTCCTCTTTAAGGCTTTGTTCAATGGTCTGGGGTCTATGCAAATTCTCAACTTGCCACTGGGTTTCTTTACGACAACCAGACTACTTATCCAGTCAGTGCTTTGTTCTACCGGTGTGATTATACCTCGTTCTTGGAGATTATTTAGCTCCTCCTTCAGTGGTCCCATCATTGCCAATGGTACTCTCCGCTTCGGCAGTTTAACTGGCTCCACCCCAGACTCAATCTCTATCTTGTAGCGACCTGGCAGACAGCCATCACCTGTGAAAACATCTGAGAACTCACTTGTTATTTGTTCCATCGTCCATTGCTCACTTGTGTCGTCACTGTGTGTCTTTGTCACAACATTATCCACAATCAGGATATTCTCCGATTGTACTTTAACCAGTTTCATCCCCTGGACTGCTTTGTTTCCTAGTAATGGTACTGCAGAGTTTGCATCAACGACCATAAACTCCAGTCTGTACAGCTTTTTGTTACATGGGTTTCTCAGCTTCAAATGGCACTTGCCAACTGGTTTCAGTGTACTTTTATTGTACATAACAAGTACCTGGTCTGTTTTCTCAATTTGAACATCTGGATTCACAAAGTTTATAGGGATAATGTTACACGTTGCACCACAGTCCAACTGAAATTTGACTATGTTTTTTCCAAGCAGCATACCTGCAAACAGTTGAGATGGCTGCCCATCCAGGCTCTTTGTAACTTTGTTCACAGACTCAGTTGTAATGCTCCAGATATCCTCATACTGCTCACTCTCAGTTTCTGTAATATTATTCACAACCTTTCCACATTGATGTTTGGACTTGCACAATGCAGCAAAATGATTGGCTTTTCCACATTTCCTACAGGTTTTCCCATAAGCTGGACATTTTTGTTTGTCTCTTTCATGTCTCTTTCCACAAAATTTGCAGGTAATCTCAGCTTTCCACTTGTCATCCTTGAGTCTTTTGTGTGTCGGTACCGGTTTCAAAGCGTGAATTTCCTCCACGGCTTTTCCCTCTATGGTTTTGCTGTTCTCTCTGGACAACTCGGTAGCCCTACAAATCTGGACACATTTCTGCAGAGTCAAACTGTCCTCTCTTAACAGTCTCTCTCTCAAACTTGGACTATTTGTACCGCACACAATCCTGTCACGGATTAGAGAGTCTTTTATGTCACCAAAATTACATGTGCTAGCGAGCATTTTCAGTTCAGTAACATATTTGTCAAACCCTTCTTCAGTCCCTTGATTTCTCATAAAGAACCGATATCTCTCAACTGTTTCATTTAGCTTTGGGTTGCAGTGTTGATCAAATGCTTCCAACAATAGCTTTATAGTCCTGCCCTCCGTTGATGAGCCCACCAAAGTTTCACATAACTCTCTACCGGTTTCTCCTACCAGATAGTAGAAAAGTTTCACCTTCGTGCCTTCCGACGCCTCTGTTAAAGTCAGATCAAGATACAGCTGAAATTCTTCCTTCCATGACTTCCATGTCTTTGCCAGATTGCTCGAGTCCAGCATCAAAGTCGGCGGTGGTTTTAATCCAAGTGTGCCGTCCATATTACCAGTTGAGGCTCGTGTCGGCGCAAAAGGGCTCGCTTTTTCGCTAGCACGTTATCTTCCCGCGGCGAACTTCACACAGCGAATTTAAGCACTAAAACAAAACTCGTTCGCCGGCAGCAAAAACAAAACCGCTGCCACCATGTTTCACTCTCATTCTTACTCTAGAGTGAATAAATAACTCAGACCACTGCTAGTTGCCCGTGACTATGCTTTtactgaacagcattcatttcCTCAAGTGCAACATACAAAAAGGTCCGTGCTGCAACACGAGTCAAATAACAAtcacattgttacaaaaatgaCTCTTAAAAACTCTGTAGAGACACATTGGAATTCCCTGCATACAATGCTAGAGTCTATCAGCAGTCAATATGGAGACATCCGCGTTCTGGAAGAACGAGGGGAAGTTGACCGCCTCACAAACTTGGATGAAAAGGCCCTCTCCGACTTTGTTGCCTTCCTGGAGCGATTCAAGGAAGCCACTAAAGCGTTAGAGGCATCTAAAACCCCAACCCTTCATCTAACCATTGTTTGGTATGAGCGCATCAGACGCCACTTGCAAGCTTCTTCAAATGATAGCATGACCATTTCCTCACTGAAAGAGAAATGCCTCAGTATTCTCCAGGACAAGTTCGACATTCATCGTTTGCACAGACTTGCAATGTTCCTTCATCctaaactgaaaagtatgaagCTACTTGCTGACAGTAGTGAAGTAGCTAGCGTGCACAGTGAGATGCGGCGCCTTGTGAAAGGTCAGTATTAATGCAAACACAGCCACGGGTTtatttacttacaaaaaaaaaaaaaactgtataaactgAACACCAAACAACAATATTAACTATTAAGCGATGGTGACGCGTTCATGAAAAATGTCACAAAGAACCGGCAAAAGTAGCCTAAAGATTATGAATAGCCTATGTCAAAAATTGCCAGGAGACATTTCAATTGTTTATTGATAAACACGTGTTTTCTGTGTTGGCTGCAAAGATGGAGTTGACGATGCTGACTCGATCTTCGCAGTAGTGAAcatgccagagagaaatgcacatttcattcaGATTGCATGagcagtgttttattttgttttgaatcgTTTTGTTTAAAAGTACACATTTCATGCTTTCTATATATTTCTCAGTCCTGTGAGGCATGTAGCTTAAACAGCTTAAAGAGTGTCGGTTAATTTATGAGGCTAGCTCCAGTTCACGCGCAGGTGCCTCCGCTCTGTGTCCTTATTATAGTGCTtgctatatttgcttcttattcaTTAAATCCAGGCAACTGcttgataaaacattgattaaaattaagatacaattaatACAATACGAAATTCACTTTAAAGACAGGGCTTTATACAATTGCGTAACTTATGATCTTACTCTTTTCACTTCTCACATAATCAACAtacatggaatatatatataaaatacataattgtgAAAATCGTTTTCTTTAATGACCAGGCTACTAGGCCTAGGCTCCAGTAGAGAAAAATGTAATGTCGCGGTATTTGAGCGAACAAAATAGTTTTGCCTTTTTGTGTCACATAGGTGTGAATTGTGTATttcattcatattaaatataaaacacacgtgaatactgatatttttctaatgtctggactcctttattatataaacagacgttttaatatattggtattaaatgcattttctgagaattaaTATTTCGAGTTTTGACTGCAAATGTCACGTCCATAAAATTATTGCACTacaatgtttgtttacatttattatagaACTTAATGATAAGCATGGAAGTCCTGAGGAGCAGTGCCGCCACCCCCCACCGGAGAAGCGAGTTCGAGTGTTGCCGGACACTTTATCAGACGTAGAAGATTCCAGTGATGAGGCACCACAGTATCAGGACGAAGTGGCTGCTTACATTGAACACAAAACGCCAAAAGATGACAATTTTGGCATTTTGTCATGGTGGCAAGACCATGCTCACCTTTTTCCTACTATTGCCCAGATTGCGAGGTCTATTCTCGCTATCCCTGCATCCAGCGCTGCAAGTGAGCGAGACTTAGTTTAGTGGTACACTAAAGACTTGCCAtgcccctaggggtgagagctcactcagcTTGAagtgtagcttcctcctgggcgcggGCGCATGGCTCCTCactaacagacatctgtagagctgcgggctgggcgataCCTAACATGTAGAGCCTGTGTCCTCCCaggtactcgccccttcgggccagtaaggacctgcttgGTGTCAATCTGCTTGCTGTGCTATT
The sequence above is drawn from the Carassius auratus strain Wakin chromosome 5, ASM336829v1, whole genome shotgun sequence genome and encodes:
- the LOC113069678 gene encoding uncharacterized protein K02A2.6-like, with the protein product MDGTLGLKPPPTLMLDSSNLAKTWKSWKEEFQLYLDLTLTEASEGTKVKLFYYLICRATELSRENSKTIEGKAVEEIHALKPVPTHKRLKDDKWKAEITCKFCGKRHERDKQKCPAYGKTCRKCGKANHFAALCKSKHQCGKVVNNITETESEQYEDIWSITTESVNKVTKSLDGQPSQLFAGMLLGKNIVKFQLDCGATCNIIPINFVNPDVQIEKTDQVLVMYNKSTLKPVGKCHLKLRNPCNKKLYRLEFMVVDANSAVPLLGNKAVQGMKLVKVQSENILIVDNVVTKTHSDDTSEQWTMEQITSEFSDVFTGDGCLPGRYKIEIESGVEPVKLPKRRVPLAMMGPLKEELNNLQERGIITPVEQSTDWISSLVVVKKPSGKLRICIDPRPLNKALKRSHFPLPTIEDILPELSKARVFTVCDVKNGFWHVQLDDPSSYLTTFATPYGRYRWLRMPMGISPAPEVFQRMLNQALEGLQGIHIIADDVLITGEGETLEMASIDHDQKLKLFLDRCRDRNIKLNKDKFRLRQSEVPYIGHLLTSDGLKVDPEKVRAINEMPRPTDVKGVQRILGMVNYLSRFCRHLSDHCEVLRQLTHKDSLWDWSEVHEQEFQSMKDLITRAPVLRYYSLKEQLVLQCDASDTGLGAALLQSGEPVAFGSRALSLTERGYAQIEKECLAIVYGMEKFHQYTYGRKVIVQSDHKPLESIVKKPLLHAPKRLQRMLMRLQKYDFVINYVPGKEMLLADALSRAYLEDTAQEGSVEKEIESVNMIQYLPISEERLKVIRDETATDETLQILIKTIKEGWPTNKRLITNKIAHYYSIQDELSVQDGIVFKGERAVIPDVLRNDMIHRIHSAHLGIEGCLRRARECLYWPGISAQIKRYIEKCEMCRSLERKQQKESLCPHELPERPWSKVGTDLFVFNNRDYLITVDYFSNFWEVDYLPDTKSSTVIKKLKAHFARQGIPDVVFSDNGPQYMSTEFQQFSRRWEFQHKTSSPTHPQSNGKAESAVKTAKRLMQRAKMSGQDPYLAMLDHRNTPSQGLNASPAQRLLSRRTRTLLPTHNNLLKPKVVDTTQELRLNQRRQEMYYNRHTKDMNILKPGDQDPSRRLM